From a region of the Acidobacteriota bacterium genome:
- a CDS encoding NAD(P)-dependent oxidoreductase: MKDKRVLVTGGAGFLGYHLAQNLPRRGVAFMAFNDIAPFIRAEYPEDCLLVNVDVRDTEAMYRLIHDNRIDIIIHCAAALPLWRRDEIMSTNISGTRTTLEQARKCNVERTIFISSTAVYGVPDKHPLVEDDPLDGVGAYGESKIAAEAVCAEFREQGMCVPVIRPKTFIGTARLGVFQILYDWVDSGKRIPIIGKGENLYQLLEVTDLIEAIWLAGSAPADMANDIFNIGAQHFEKVKIDVGALCDFAKSGARVMPTPALLVKGALAVFEFMKISPLYKWVYGTADKDSYVSTKRIEDKLGWKARNSNQDALIASHRWYLEHKDELKHLKTGVTHRVGWDQGILKFFKRWL; this comes from the coding sequence ATGAAAGACAAACGCGTTCTTGTCACCGGCGGCGCCGGTTTTCTTGGCTATCACCTGGCGCAGAACCTTCCCAGGCGGGGCGTTGCCTTCATGGCGTTCAACGACATCGCCCCGTTCATCAGGGCGGAGTACCCCGAGGACTGCCTCCTGGTGAACGTCGACGTCCGCGACACCGAGGCCATGTACCGGCTGATCCACGACAACCGGATCGATATCATCATCCACTGTGCCGCGGCTCTGCCCCTCTGGCGGCGAGATGAGATCATGTCCACCAACATCTCGGGCACGCGCACGACCCTTGAGCAGGCCCGCAAGTGTAACGTCGAGCGGACGATCTTTATCAGTTCAACGGCCGTCTACGGCGTCCCGGACAAACACCCCCTTGTTGAAGACGACCCCCTTGACGGGGTGGGAGCATACGGCGAGAGCAAGATAGCCGCCGAGGCCGTGTGCGCCGAGTTTCGCGAACAGGGCATGTGCGTCCCGGTGATACGTCCCAAAACGTTTATCGGCACGGCCCGGCTGGGCGTGTTTCAGATTCTCTACGACTGGGTCGATTCCGGCAAGAGGATTCCCATTATCGGCAAGGGAGAGAACCTGTACCAGCTTCTGGAGGTTACCGACCTGATCGAAGCTATCTGGCTGGCCGGCTCGGCGCCGGCGGACATGGCCAACGACATCTTCAACATCGGGGCACAACACTTCGAGAAGGTCAAGATCGACGTGGGTGCGCTCTGTGATTTCGCAAAAAGCGGCGCGCGCGTAATGCCGACCCCGGCACTCCTGGTCAAAGGCGCGCTGGCCGTCTTCGAGTTCATGAAGATCTCTCCCCTGTATAAGTGGGTCTACGGAACGGCCGACAAGGACTCCTACGTCTCAACCAAGAGAATCGAGGACAAGCTCGGCTGGAAAGCCAGGAACTCCAACCAGGACGCCCTTATTGCCTCGCACCGCTGGTACCTGGAGCACAAGGACGAATTGAAGCACCTCAAGACCGGCGTAACTCACCGCGTCGGCTGGGACCAGGGTATATTGAAATTCTTCAAGCGCTGGCTGTAG